Genomic DNA from candidate division WOR-3 bacterium:
GTAAGGAGCTTAGCTTTGAAGCAGCAAAGATGGCTCTTATAGATGCAAAAATGGATATAAGTGAGATTGATTGTGTTGTAATGGCAACAGCACCTGATACTTTTGATGGAGTTCATATGAAAGGTGATTGGCTTTCAGATGGAGCAGGTGGTAAAAGAAAACCCTATATGAGGTCTTATGTTGGAGGAGGTTCTGGTGTTTTTTCAATAATTCATGGTTTTTATCTTGTTGCAAGTGGTATTTTTGATACATGCCTTGTTGTTGCTGAAGAAAAAATGTCTTCCTGTATGCCACATCCTCAAGGTGCTTTTAACTCCATTTATGATCAGTTCCTTGAAAGACCATTAGGAGTAAATCTTTTATGGATATTCTCTCTTGAAATGATGAGATATATGAAAGTTCATAAAATACCCCTCGAAACAATTGCTCTTGTGTCTGTAAAGAATAAGAAAAATGGAATGGATCACCCATGCAGTCAGAAGGGAATTGCTGGTGAGTACACTGTTAAAGATATTCTTGATTCAGAAGTTATTGCCTATCCAGTTTACAGATTAATGGTTTCACCTGTAACAGATGCGGCTTGTGCTATTGTAATTGCATCAGAACATGAAGCAAAAAGAAGAACTGACAAACCCATATGGATTGAAGGAGTAGGATGGTGTCTTGATACTTCTTACTGGACAAATAGGGATCTTTATTATCCAAAATATGTAGAGTATGCAGCAAGGATGGCCTATGATATGGCAGGAATAAAAGATCCAAGAAAAGAGATTCATGTAGTTGAACCTTATGATCCTTTTGCTTACAAGGAACTTCATCATCTTGAAGGTCTTTTGCTTGCTGATAAAGGTGAGGCACCTAAATTACTTGAAAAAGGTTTCTGGGACAGGGATACGGAAAATGGGATTCCTTCATGTCCTTCAGGTGGTCTTTTAGGAGTTGGGAATCCGATAGCAGCTGCCGGACTTATGAAGGTTATTGAAATTTATTTGCAATTAAAAGGAGAAGCAGGTAAGAGGCAGGTTAAAAGAGAGGTAAAGAGAGGTTTAGCACAGGCATGGGGAGACTTGATGCAGGTTGGAACAGTTGTTATTTTATCTAAATAGGAGGTAAAAAAATGGAATTTAAAGGAACACCACTGGATACAAAAGATTTTGAAAAAGTTTTTAAAGTGGAATGGAAAAGTAAACTTGAGTATGAATGGGATTGTGGAATAGCTCTA
This window encodes:
- a CDS encoding thiolase domain-containing protein; translation: MAQKVAILGAGMTKFMRRAKETGKELSFEAAKMALIDAKMDISEIDCVVMATAPDTFDGVHMKGDWLSDGAGGKRKPYMRSYVGGGSGVFSIIHGFYLVASGIFDTCLVVAEEKMSSCMPHPQGAFNSIYDQFLERPLGVNLLWIFSLEMMRYMKVHKIPLETIALVSVKNKKNGMDHPCSQKGIAGEYTVKDILDSEVIAYPVYRLMVSPVTDAACAIVIASEHEAKRRTDKPIWIEGVGWCLDTSYWTNRDLYYPKYVEYAARMAYDMAGIKDPRKEIHVVEPYDPFAYKELHHLEGLLLADKGEAPKLLEKGFWDRDTENGIPSCPSGGLLGVGNPIAAAGLMKVIEIYLQLKGEAGKRQVKREVKRGLAQAWGDLMQVGTVVILSK